In the Geobacter sp. FeAm09 genome, one interval contains:
- a CDS encoding DEAD/DEAH box helicase, which translates to MGFTHFKFHPAVSAGIREAGYSHPTPIQKEAIPRIMEGRDVLGLAQTGTGKTAAFALPILDRLSKGARHATRALVIAPTRELAEQIEASFRLFAGQTGLKSATVYGGVGQTPQMAALKKGTEIIVACPGRLLDLMQQGVALLDSVEVLVLDEADQMFDMGFLPTIKKIIQKLPAKRQTLLFSATMPDEIRKLAEEMLKDPVTVQVDKIKPATTVRHALYPVEQHLKTALLMKILEKHTEGSVLVFTRTKHRAKRVGELLVKGGYKAASLQGNLSQNRRQEAMDGFRDGSYRILVATDIAARGIDVSLIGLVLNLDMPETAEFYVHRIGRTGRAERTGEAITFVTRDDTGAIRTLEKLLGKQIERRTLPDFDYTVPAPAKDEEFKRHPHEMGNRRPAAKSDARQQAKSPASGSGPFRTKSEVAGEETKTAGAKPAAKPGAKPAAGGSRKPRSWRGSGSRP; encoded by the coding sequence ATGGGATTCACCCATTTCAAGTTTCACCCGGCAGTGTCGGCCGGCATCCGCGAGGCAGGCTACTCGCACCCGACACCGATCCAGAAGGAAGCCATACCCAGAATCATGGAAGGACGCGATGTGCTCGGCTTGGCCCAGACCGGGACCGGCAAGACGGCCGCCTTCGCGTTGCCCATACTTGACCGGCTGAGCAAGGGGGCGCGCCATGCGACCCGGGCGCTGGTCATCGCCCCCACGCGGGAGTTGGCGGAACAGATCGAGGCATCCTTCCGGCTGTTCGCCGGGCAGACCGGCCTGAAAAGCGCCACGGTTTACGGCGGCGTCGGCCAGACGCCCCAGATGGCGGCCCTCAAAAAAGGCACCGAAATCATCGTGGCCTGTCCCGGGCGGCTGCTGGACCTCATGCAGCAAGGGGTGGCGCTGCTCGACAGCGTCGAGGTGCTCGTCCTCGACGAGGCCGACCAGATGTTCGACATGGGATTTCTGCCCACGATCAAGAAGATCATCCAGAAGCTTCCCGCCAAGCGGCAGACCCTGCTGTTCTCGGCAACCATGCCGGACGAGATCCGGAAGCTGGCGGAGGAGATGCTGAAGGACCCCGTGACCGTGCAGGTCGACAAGATCAAGCCCGCCACCACGGTGCGCCACGCCCTCTATCCGGTGGAACAGCACCTGAAAACGGCCCTGCTGATGAAGATACTGGAAAAGCACACCGAAGGTTCGGTCCTGGTCTTCACCAGGACGAAACACCGGGCCAAACGGGTCGGGGAACTACTGGTCAAGGGCGGCTACAAGGCCGCCTCGCTGCAGGGCAACCTCTCCCAGAACCGGCGCCAGGAGGCCATGGACGGCTTCAGGGACGGTTCGTACCGGATCCTGGTGGCCACCGATATCGCCGCCCGGGGGATCGACGTGTCGTTGATCGGCCTGGTCCTGAACCTGGATATGCCGGAGACGGCAGAATTCTACGTGCACCGGATCGGACGGACCGGCAGGGCGGAGCGCACCGGGGAAGCCATTACCTTCGTCACCCGGGACGACACCGGCGCCATCAGGACGCTGGAAAAACTCCTGGGCAAACAGATCGAGCGCAGGACGCTGCCGGATTTCGACTACACGGTTCCGGCCCCGGCGAAGGATGAAGAGTTCAAGCGGCACCCCCATGAGATGGGCAACCGCCGGCCGGCGGCCAAAAGCGACGCCAGGCAGCAGGCGAAAAGCCCTGCCAGCGGTTCCGGGCCATTCCGGACCAAGAGCGAGGTAGCCGGCGAGGAGACGAAAACCGCCGGGGCGAAACCGGCGGCGAAACCGGGCGCCAAACCCGCAGCCGGGGGCAGCCGCAAACCACGGTCGTGGCGGGGTTCCGGCAGCAGGCCCTGA
- a CDS encoding peptidylprolyl isomerase: MAQAKQGDKVKIDYTGTLEDGTVFDSTLESECDSEECGCEEDGDCGDDDCGCGCESGPMTLTIGEGELFPQVDEALIGMAPGDKKTVVIPAASAFGEYDKERVFTVPRSDLPDDLEPVVGDELVLANEDEEELGVLVIEATAESVTFDANHPLAGEDLTFEVSLLEIL, encoded by the coding sequence ATGGCACAGGCAAAACAAGGCGACAAGGTTAAAATCGACTACACCGGCACGCTGGAAGATGGTACCGTTTTTGATTCGACACTGGAGAGCGAATGCGATTCCGAGGAGTGCGGGTGCGAGGAAGACGGCGACTGCGGCGATGACGATTGCGGCTGCGGCTGCGAAAGCGGGCCGATGACGCTGACCATCGGCGAGGGGGAACTGTTTCCCCAGGTCGACGAGGCCCTGATCGGCATGGCCCCGGGCGACAAGAAGACCGTCGTGATCCCCGCCGCCAGCGCCTTTGGCGAATACGACAAGGAGCGGGTCTTCACCGTGCCGCGCAGCGACCTCCCGGACGATCTGGAGCCGGTGGTGGGCGACGAGCTGGTGCTCGCCAACGAAGATGAGGAAGAGCTGGGCGTGCTGGTCATCGAGGCCACCGCGGAGAGCGTCACCTTCGACGCCAACCACCCCCTGGCCGGCGAGGATCTCACCTTCGAGGTATCGTTGCTGGAGATACTGTGA
- the gltA gene encoding NADPH-dependent glutamate synthase codes for MTTPMTTKERLAIDRVRMPELAATIRSTNFEEVNRGLGHDEAIREAQRCIQCKNRQCVEGCPVGVSIPEFIGLLADNDLPGAARILQHDNALPAVCGRVCPQETQCEAKCVRGIKGEAVAIGYLERFVADWAMANAARLDAETPPPPTGKRVAVVGCGPAGLTAAGELARAGHDVVIFEALHDTGGVLRYGIPEFRLPKAIIDVEVDRLRALGVAIECNVIVGKTLTLAQLSQEFAAVFIANGAGLPTMLNIPGENLKGVYSANEYLTRVNLMGAGRQADAATPIIKGRNVAVIGGGNTAMDCVRTARRLGAERAMIIYRRSEAEMPARVEEIKHAKEEGVEFLMLTAPVAILSEGDGWAASLRCQRMELGEPDASGRRKPVPVEGAQYDIPADVIVNAVGTGANPLLTATAPDLALNKWGNIIADGNGLTNLAGVFAGGDIVRGGATVILAMGDGKQAAAAISAFLS; via the coding sequence ATGACCACACCCATGACAACCAAGGAACGTCTCGCCATCGACCGGGTCAGGATGCCGGAACTGGCGGCAACCATACGCAGCACCAACTTTGAAGAGGTCAACCGCGGACTCGGACACGACGAGGCGATACGCGAGGCGCAGCGCTGCATCCAGTGCAAGAACCGCCAGTGCGTCGAGGGCTGCCCGGTGGGGGTTTCGATCCCCGAATTCATAGGCCTGCTGGCGGACAACGACCTGCCCGGCGCCGCCCGCATCCTGCAGCACGACAACGCGCTGCCCGCCGTCTGCGGCCGGGTCTGCCCCCAGGAAACCCAGTGCGAGGCGAAATGCGTGCGCGGGATCAAGGGCGAGGCCGTCGCCATCGGCTATCTGGAGCGCTTCGTGGCCGACTGGGCCATGGCGAACGCCGCCCGGCTCGACGCGGAGACGCCCCCACCCCCTACCGGCAAGCGGGTGGCCGTGGTGGGGTGCGGCCCGGCCGGACTCACCGCGGCGGGCGAGCTGGCCCGCGCCGGCCATGACGTGGTGATCTTCGAGGCGCTGCACGACACCGGCGGGGTATTGCGCTACGGCATCCCCGAATTCCGCCTCCCCAAGGCGATCATCGACGTGGAGGTTGACCGTCTGCGGGCCCTGGGCGTTGCCATCGAATGCAACGTGATCGTCGGCAAGACCCTCACCCTGGCCCAACTCAGCCAGGAATTCGCTGCCGTGTTCATCGCCAACGGGGCCGGCCTGCCGACCATGCTCAACATCCCGGGGGAGAACCTGAAGGGGGTCTACTCGGCCAACGAATACCTGACCCGGGTCAACCTCATGGGGGCCGGGCGCCAGGCCGACGCCGCCACGCCGATCATCAAGGGGCGCAACGTGGCGGTCATCGGCGGCGGCAACACGGCCATGGACTGCGTACGCACCGCCCGGCGGCTGGGCGCGGAACGGGCCATGATCATCTACCGCCGCAGCGAGGCCGAGATGCCCGCCCGCGTGGAGGAGATCAAGCATGCCAAGGAGGAGGGGGTGGAGTTCCTCATGCTGACCGCACCGGTGGCCATCTTGAGCGAAGGCGACGGCTGGGCGGCCTCCCTGCGCTGCCAGCGCATGGAGCTGGGTGAACCGGACGCCTCCGGCCGGCGCAAACCGGTGCCGGTGGAGGGGGCCCAGTACGACATTCCGGCCGACGTGATCGTCAACGCGGTCGGCACGGGGGCCAACCCGCTCCTGACGGCAACGGCTCCGGACCTTGCCCTGAACAAGTGGGGCAACATCATCGCCGACGGGAACGGCCTGACCAACCTGGCGGGGGTCTTTGCCGGGGGCGACATCGTCCGGGGCGGGGCGACCGTCATCCTGGCCATGGGGGACGGCAAACAGGCCGCAGCGGCCATCTCCGCCTTCCTGTCCTGA